A window from Myripristis murdjan chromosome 11, fMyrMur1.1, whole genome shotgun sequence encodes these proteins:
- the LOC115368285 gene encoding uncharacterized protein LOC115368285 isoform X2: MSAKPAPQREEILTSQGKNTMMHLNGQNLRLAAKNGPNSKTPGLHLSATHGKEAVGQLTASSLTQEGVAQLDSLLLKSPRPDLEKEKEAENQPARRPMKLAPLQLPEEVKEAQKQKIKFIEQEAKDVSDKLDMAVNGPRKVKACVRHRQVKSPGRPSALSEPVKTQQQHRAPRAKLIRSSPIEQNSERHLEEVVCRGTPALLCSKPTPPSVSPGVKAQATRSGEVASQSPGMLQQQTGRRRLRLRRTQRLEEDQGKSNTSTGGLSGDEGKLAQGFQGKGQRAERALREASRMLEKASKRNLAQQHPENMAVSGRAMRRVAVSDLQEAVL, translated from the exons ATGTCTGCCAAACCG GCTCCCCAGCGAGAGGAAATCTTGACCTCCCAGGGTAAAAATACCATGATGCATCTGAATGGTCAAAACCTCAGACTGGCAGCTAAAAATGGCCCCAATTCAAAAACACCTGGCCTCCATCTGTCAGCAACACATGGAAAGGAGGCAGTGGGTCAGCTTACGGCCTCCTCGCTGACCCAGGAGGGTGTGGCACAGTTGGATTCGCTGCTGCTCAAGTCGCCAAGGCCTGActtagaaaaggaaaaggaagccGAGAATCAGCCTGCCCGGCGCCCTATGAAGCTTGCCCCTCTGCAGCTGCCGGAAGAGGTGAAGGAAGCTCAGAAGCAAAAAATCAAGTTCATCGAGCAGGAAGCCAAAGATGTTTCTGATAAGCTGGACATGGCAGTGAACGGGCCCCGGAAAGTCAAAGCTTGTGTCAGACACAGGCAGGTGAAAAGTCCTGGGCGCCCCTCTGCTTTGTCTGAGCCAGTTAAAAcccaacagcagcacagagctccAAGGGCCAAGCTGATACGCTCCAGTCCCATAGAGCAGAACAGCGAGAGGCATCTAGAGGAGGTGGTGTGTCGTGGCACCCCAGCCCTTTTGTGCAGCAAAcccacccctccctctgtttctccggGTGTTAAAGCTCAGGCCACACGCAGCGGAGAGGTGGCAAGCCAGAGCCCCGGCATGCTCCAGCAGCAGACTGGGAGGAGGCGGCTGAGGCTGAGGAGAACGCAGCGCCTAGAAGAGGATCAGGGCAAATCAAACACGTCAACAGGGGGATTATCTGGAGATGAAGGCAAGCTGGCTCAGGGTTTCCAAGGCAAAGGGCAACGTGCGGAGAGGGCTCTGAGAGAGGCCAGCCGCATGCTGGAAAAGGCATCAAAAAGGAACCTGGCACAGCAGCACCCCGAGAACATGGCGGTGTCAGGGAGAGCCATGAGGCGGGTGGCAGTCAGCGACCTGCAGGAGGCAGTGCTGTGA
- the LOC115368285 gene encoding uncharacterized protein LOC115368285 isoform X1 has protein sequence MSAKPEAPQREEILTSQGKNTMMHLNGQNLRLAAKNGPNSKTPGLHLSATHGKEAVGQLTASSLTQEGVAQLDSLLLKSPRPDLEKEKEAENQPARRPMKLAPLQLPEEVKEAQKQKIKFIEQEAKDVSDKLDMAVNGPRKVKACVRHRQVKSPGRPSALSEPVKTQQQHRAPRAKLIRSSPIEQNSERHLEEVVCRGTPALLCSKPTPPSVSPGVKAQATRSGEVASQSPGMLQQQTGRRRLRLRRTQRLEEDQGKSNTSTGGLSGDEGKLAQGFQGKGQRAERALREASRMLEKASKRNLAQQHPENMAVSGRAMRRVAVSDLQEAVL, from the exons ATGTCTGCCAAACCG GAGGCTCCCCAGCGAGAGGAAATCTTGACCTCCCAGGGTAAAAATACCATGATGCATCTGAATGGTCAAAACCTCAGACTGGCAGCTAAAAATGGCCCCAATTCAAAAACACCTGGCCTCCATCTGTCAGCAACACATGGAAAGGAGGCAGTGGGTCAGCTTACGGCCTCCTCGCTGACCCAGGAGGGTGTGGCACAGTTGGATTCGCTGCTGCTCAAGTCGCCAAGGCCTGActtagaaaaggaaaaggaagccGAGAATCAGCCTGCCCGGCGCCCTATGAAGCTTGCCCCTCTGCAGCTGCCGGAAGAGGTGAAGGAAGCTCAGAAGCAAAAAATCAAGTTCATCGAGCAGGAAGCCAAAGATGTTTCTGATAAGCTGGACATGGCAGTGAACGGGCCCCGGAAAGTCAAAGCTTGTGTCAGACACAGGCAGGTGAAAAGTCCTGGGCGCCCCTCTGCTTTGTCTGAGCCAGTTAAAAcccaacagcagcacagagctccAAGGGCCAAGCTGATACGCTCCAGTCCCATAGAGCAGAACAGCGAGAGGCATCTAGAGGAGGTGGTGTGTCGTGGCACCCCAGCCCTTTTGTGCAGCAAAcccacccctccctctgtttctccggGTGTTAAAGCTCAGGCCACACGCAGCGGAGAGGTGGCAAGCCAGAGCCCCGGCATGCTCCAGCAGCAGACTGGGAGGAGGCGGCTGAGGCTGAGGAGAACGCAGCGCCTAGAAGAGGATCAGGGCAAATCAAACACGTCAACAGGGGGATTATCTGGAGATGAAGGCAAGCTGGCTCAGGGTTTCCAAGGCAAAGGGCAACGTGCGGAGAGGGCTCTGAGAGAGGCCAGCCGCATGCTGGAAAAGGCATCAAAAAGGAACCTGGCACAGCAGCACCCCGAGAACATGGCGGTGTCAGGGAGAGCCATGAGGCGGGTGGCAGTCAGCGACCTGCAGGAGGCAGTGCTGTGA